A genomic region of Jeotgalibaca ciconiae contains the following coding sequences:
- a CDS encoding beta-galactosidase, with protein sequence MEKKYQTSANFLLHGGDYNPDQWLDYPEVLAQDIELMKEANANAFSIGMFAWASLEPEEGVYNFEWLDDIINNIASIGGKVLLSTPSGARPAWMSQKYPEVLRVNASRQKLLHGARHNHCFSSPVYREKTQKINRLLAERYGDNPAIVMWHVSNEYGGECHCDYCQQAFRSWLKDRYNNNLDELNHAWWGPFWSHTITDWTQIESPSPIGEDAVHGMNLDWRRFVSDQTIDFYKNEIAPLRELTPGIPITTNFMADGNDLIPFQGLDYSKFAKEVDVMSWDAYPAWHNDWDTTADLAMKVAFVDDLYRSLKDQPFLLLESTPSGVNWHNVNKAKRPGMHYLSAMQMLAHGSDSIMYFQWRKSRGSSEKFHGAVVDHDGSTDNRVFQDVKEVGQALKDMPAIAGSMRQSEVAFVYDWENHWALGDAQGYGLQTKRYPQTVQEHYRAFWENDIPVDVITKEQDFSAYKLLVVPMLYMMSEETISRLKAFVQAGGKLVTTYISGIVNEHDLTYLGGWPKDLQEVFGVQPLETDTFYPSDRNQLAYQGKHYEITDYATVLSVDSADVLAHYEADFYKGTPAVTKNQFGEGTAYYIGARMEADFQRDFYADLIEELELKAVLSVDHGRGVSVQSRQISEDTHYVFIMNFTEEEQTITVQELVTDVRTKEELLGDMTLAPYEARVVAYKG encoded by the coding sequence ATGGAAAAAAAGTATCAAACATCTGCTAATTTTTTACTTCACGGAGGAGACTATAACCCTGATCAATGGTTGGATTACCCAGAAGTCTTGGCGCAAGATATTGAATTGATGAAAGAAGCGAATGCCAATGCTTTTTCAATTGGTATGTTTGCTTGGGCTAGTTTAGAACCCGAAGAGGGGGTTTATAACTTCGAATGGTTGGATGACATTATTAATAATATTGCTTCAATTGGTGGTAAAGTCTTACTTTCAACACCAAGTGGTGCTCGTCCGGCATGGATGTCACAAAAATATCCGGAAGTATTGCGTGTGAATGCTAGTCGCCAAAAGTTACTGCATGGTGCTCGCCATAACCACTGTTTTTCTTCGCCAGTCTACCGCGAGAAAACTCAAAAAATCAACCGTCTGTTAGCAGAGCGCTACGGTGATAATCCAGCTATTGTTATGTGGCATGTTTCTAATGAGTACGGTGGCGAATGTCATTGTGACTACTGTCAGCAGGCATTCCGTAGTTGGTTGAAAGACCGTTATAATAATAATTTGGATGAATTGAACCATGCTTGGTGGGGACCATTTTGGAGTCATACGATTACAGATTGGACACAAATCGAATCGCCATCTCCCATTGGCGAAGACGCTGTTCATGGTATGAACTTGGACTGGAGACGTTTTGTTAGTGATCAAACGATCGATTTCTATAAAAATGAAATCGCACCCCTGAGAGAATTAACACCGGGAATTCCAATTACAACTAACTTTATGGCGGACGGCAACGACTTAATTCCATTCCAAGGTTTGGATTACAGTAAGTTTGCTAAGGAAGTTGACGTGATGAGTTGGGATGCTTATCCAGCATGGCATAATGATTGGGATACAACGGCTGACTTAGCAATGAAGGTTGCTTTTGTAGATGATCTTTATCGCTCGTTGAAAGACCAACCATTCTTATTATTAGAATCAACACCAAGCGGGGTTAACTGGCATAACGTCAATAAGGCTAAGCGTCCAGGCATGCATTATTTATCAGCCATGCAGATGCTTGCTCATGGATCAGACAGTATTATGTATTTCCAGTGGCGTAAATCACGTGGTTCATCTGAGAAATTCCACGGAGCTGTTGTCGATCACGATGGTTCGACTGATAACCGCGTCTTCCAAGATGTTAAAGAGGTTGGTCAAGCTTTGAAGGATATGCCTGCTATTGCCGGTTCGATGCGCCAATCAGAAGTAGCTTTTGTATACGATTGGGAAAACCACTGGGCGTTAGGAGATGCACAAGGATACGGCCTGCAAACAAAGCGTTACCCACAAACAGTACAAGAACATTATCGCGCTTTTTGGGAGAATGATATACCGGTTGACGTTATTACAAAAGAACAAGATTTTTCTGCCTACAAACTATTAGTCGTACCAATGCTCTACATGATGAGTGAAGAGACAATCAGTCGCCTGAAAGCATTTGTTCAAGCAGGTGGAAAACTGGTAACGACTTATATTAGTGGCATCGTGAATGAGCACGATTTAACGTATCTAGGTGGCTGGCCGAAAGACTTACAGGAAGTTTTTGGTGTCCAACCACTTGAAACAGATACATTCTATCCAAGTGATCGTAACCAATTGGCGTATCAAGGTAAGCATTATGAAATTACCGATTATGCAACGGTCCTATCTGTCGATTCTGCAGACGTATTAGCTCACTATGAAGCTGATTTCTATAAAGGCACACCAGCTGTGACGAAAAACCAATTTGGTGAAGGAACAGCTTATTATATTGGTGCTCGTATGGAGGCAGACTTCCAACGCGATTTCTATGCAGACCTGATTGAAGAATTAGAATTGAAGGCCGTTCTATCTGTTGATCATGGACGCGGCGTTTCTGTTCAATCTCGTCAAATTTCGGAAGATACTCACTATGTTTTTATTATGAATTTCACGGAAGAAGAGCAAACCATTACTGTTCAAGAATTGGTCACAGATGTTCGAACGAAAGAAGAACTATTGGGCGATATGACGTTGGCACCATACGAGGCGCGCGTTGTCGCTTATAAAGGATAA
- a CDS encoding sugar ABC transporter permease, producing MVTSKKSRFTRLFVTYLILIIVMIAIIYPLLWTVGASFNPGNSLVSTTMFPENPTFEHYKALFSGEGNLQYVQWYKNSIKVSIFTMIGTLVSVSFTAYAFSRFRFKGRKNGLTLFLLLQMIPQFSALVALYVLAQMLGMMNSHWLLIMLYIGGQIPMNTYLMKGYMDSISMELDESARIDGASNTRIFFQIIMPLSRPMLAVVAMNGFTGPLGDFILSSTILRSAEYYTLPIGLYNLVNQVQGASYTKFAAGAILISIPVAFIFLLLQKNFVSGLTSGGTKG from the coding sequence ATGGTCACGTCAAAGAAAAGTCGGTTTACCCGCTTATTTGTTACTTATCTTATTTTGATTATTGTTATGATAGCGATTATCTACCCACTGCTTTGGACAGTCGGTGCAAGTTTTAATCCGGGGAATAGTTTAGTTAGTACAACTATGTTTCCAGAAAACCCAACATTCGAGCATTATAAAGCACTATTTTCAGGTGAAGGGAACCTACAATATGTGCAATGGTATAAAAACTCTATTAAGGTCAGCATTTTTACAATGATAGGAACTTTAGTGAGCGTATCCTTTACCGCATATGCCTTTTCTCGTTTTCGTTTTAAGGGAAGAAAGAATGGGTTAACCTTATTCTTACTCTTACAAATGATTCCACAGTTTTCTGCCTTAGTAGCGCTGTATGTGCTAGCACAGATGCTTGGTATGATGAACAGTCACTGGTTGTTAATCATGTTATATATCGGTGGGCAAATTCCGATGAATACCTACTTGATGAAAGGTTATATGGATTCCATTTCGATGGAATTAGATGAGAGTGCCCGCATTGATGGAGCAAGTAATACAAGGATTTTCTTCCAAATTATTATGCCTTTATCTAGACCTATGTTAGCAGTAGTAGCTATGAATGGTTTTACAGGGCCTTTGGGAGACTTCATTCTTTCATCAACTATTTTACGATCAGCAGAATACTATACCTTGCCAATCGGTTTGTATAACTTGGTCAACCAAGTGCAAGGAGCTAGTTACACGAAATTTGCAGCAGGAGCTATCTTAATTAGTATTCCTGTAGCATTTATATTCTTATTGCTTCAAAAGAACTTTGTTTCTGGACTAACGTCTGGAGGAACAAAGGGCTAA
- a CDS encoding LacI family DNA-binding transcriptional regulator has translation MATIHDVAKDSGYSIATVSRVLNNDPSLSVTEETRSKIHDSALKVGYQKKVLKPLIKNVAFLYWITEKDELKDVYFRGMRLELEKQALENNIELKMYTMEEGIEKVPTTIRGFIAVGAFTKKELTHLHTITENGVFLDTSPDSIYYDSVRPDLDEMTETAINFFTSKGHKNIGFIGGTFHDRNDDTEKMDFRERQFRFYMNEIGLLKEEYIFVQRGFSFNTGIELMEKAINTLGDQLPSAFFIAADPIAIGCLQVLNEKGILIPNQVSIISINNLNMTKYLSPPLTTFDIDMKEMVKNGIQMLKEQILENRKVRKKLFIEAELIKRKTTEE, from the coding sequence ATGGCGACTATTCACGACGTTGCTAAAGATTCCGGTTATTCAATCGCAACTGTTTCCCGCGTATTAAATAACGATCCGAGTCTTTCAGTAACAGAAGAAACAAGAAGTAAAATTCATGATTCGGCATTAAAAGTAGGATATCAAAAAAAAGTTTTGAAACCATTAATAAAAAATGTTGCTTTTTTATACTGGATAACAGAAAAAGATGAATTAAAAGATGTTTATTTTCGTGGCATGCGATTAGAACTTGAGAAGCAGGCACTAGAGAATAATATTGAATTAAAGATGTATACAATGGAAGAGGGAATCGAGAAAGTTCCTACCACGATTCGTGGATTTATAGCAGTTGGAGCGTTCACTAAAAAAGAATTAACCCATCTTCATACAATTACTGAAAATGGTGTTTTTCTGGATACATCACCAGATTCTATTTACTACGATTCCGTTCGGCCTGATTTAGATGAGATGACTGAGACAGCCATTAATTTCTTTACATCAAAAGGACACAAAAACATTGGTTTCATCGGTGGAACGTTCCACGACCGAAATGACGATACAGAGAAAATGGACTTTCGTGAGAGGCAATTTCGCTTTTATATGAATGAAATTGGTTTACTAAAAGAAGAATATATTTTTGTTCAAAGAGGCTTTTCTTTTAATACGGGGATTGAATTGATGGAGAAGGCAATCAATACGCTAGGCGATCAATTGCCATCAGCCTTCTTTATCGCCGCAGATCCGATTGCAATTGGCTGCTTACAAGTATTAAATGAGAAAGGTATTCTTATCCCGAATCAAGTCAGTATCATTAGCATCAACAACTTGAACATGACGAAGTATTTATCACCACCACTTACAACATTTGATATTGACATGAAAGAAATGGTGAAAAATGGCATACAAATGCTAAAAGAACAGATTCTGGAAAATCGAAAAGTTCGCAAGAAGCTATTTATTGAAGCAGAACTGATTAAGCGGAAGACAACAGAAGAATAA
- a CDS encoding extracellular solute-binding protein, giving the protein MVNKKKIFSVFGGIALTLALTACGPGESDASDADQTANEGTTKLVVWEDIDKSIGIEEAVKKFEELHNVSVEVIEKEYANQIEDLRLDGPGGTGPDVLTIPADQIGTAVTEGLLRELQVDESVTSIYSEASMQSQQVDGKVYGLPKAVETTVLYYNKDIIAEEDLPETLDEWFAYSQEVTDGTNFGFLALWDQIYYANSVFSGYGSYVFGQDADGNYDVTDIGLNNAGAVEAAETIQKFYSEGVFPSGIIGEQGINVLDSLFLEGKAAAIVSGPWNVEPFTSAGVNFGVKTLPTLPNGEPMSSFIGVKSYNVSSYSKNAELAQEFVEFISNEDNSRSRYELTQEVPAVTSLADDPVIVENEVAQAVAEQSIVSVLTPNVPEMNEVWLPVDSALQTIATGQADPQTALDQAVEQIKGQIEANHGGQ; this is encoded by the coding sequence ATGGTTAATAAGAAAAAAATATTCAGTGTATTTGGCGGTATCGCTCTTACTTTAGCATTGACAGCGTGTGGTCCTGGAGAAAGTGATGCAAGTGATGCCGATCAAACTGCTAATGAAGGGACTACAAAATTAGTAGTTTGGGAAGATATAGACAAATCTATCGGAATTGAAGAAGCAGTAAAAAAATTCGAAGAACTACATAATGTAAGCGTTGAAGTGATTGAAAAGGAATACGCCAATCAAATTGAAGACTTACGTTTGGATGGACCTGGTGGAACTGGTCCGGATGTTTTAACGATTCCAGCAGACCAAATTGGAACTGCTGTGACAGAAGGGTTGCTTCGTGAACTGCAAGTGGATGAGTCAGTAACATCTATTTATTCTGAAGCTTCTATGCAGTCTCAACAGGTAGATGGAAAAGTTTATGGTTTACCAAAAGCAGTTGAAACAACAGTTCTTTACTATAATAAAGATATTATTGCTGAAGAGGATTTACCTGAAACGTTAGACGAATGGTTCGCCTATTCACAAGAAGTAACAGATGGAACGAACTTTGGTTTTCTAGCTTTGTGGGATCAGATTTATTATGCAAACAGCGTGTTCTCAGGCTACGGCAGTTATGTTTTTGGTCAAGATGCTGATGGTAATTATGATGTAACGGATATTGGTTTAAACAATGCTGGAGCAGTTGAAGCTGCAGAAACCATCCAAAAATTCTACTCAGAGGGTGTTTTTCCATCTGGAATTATCGGTGAACAGGGCATCAATGTTTTAGACTCTCTATTCCTTGAAGGGAAAGCAGCAGCTATTGTTTCGGGACCTTGGAACGTAGAGCCATTTACTTCAGCGGGAGTAAACTTTGGTGTTAAAACTTTACCAACGCTACCTAACGGCGAGCCAATGAGTTCGTTTATCGGAGTGAAATCATACAATGTTAGTTCATATTCAAAAAATGCTGAACTAGCTCAAGAATTTGTTGAATTTATCTCCAATGAGGACAACTCACGTAGCCGTTATGAATTAACTCAGGAAGTTCCAGCTGTAACATCTCTAGCAGACGATCCAGTTATTGTGGAAAATGAAGTAGCTCAAGCTGTTGCGGAACAATCCATTGTTTCTGTTTTAACACCAAACGTCCCAGAAATGAATGAGGTTTGGTTGCCAGTCGACTCTGCTCTACAAACAATTGCAACGGGACAAGCTGATCCACAAACTGCATTAGACCAAGCAGTGGAACAAATTAAAGGACAAATTGAAGCGAACCACGGCGGCCAGTAG
- a CDS encoding sugar ABC transporter permease: MQHRQKAALLSIIPGIGQFYNKQKAKGLLFLGLFIAFFIVFADLLNMGLWGIVTLGTEVPRDNSVFLLAEGIIAILVIAFGIGFYYLNIKDAYRNGEKRDKGMALDTLKDRYHNLIEQGYPYLISGPSLLLLIFSVVFPILFSFSLAFTNYDLYHSPPANLFSWVGLETFGKIFTVDIWRSTFFDVLGWTVIWTLIASTLQVGLGIFLAVLVDQKDIKFKRVIRTILVLPWAVPGFVTILIFAGLFNDSFGAINNDILSFIGMSPIPWMTNASWTRIALLLMQGWLGFPYVFIVTTGVLQSIPEDLYEAATIDGATALDKFRRITFPLILTAMAPIIITQYTFNFNNFNIIYLFNGGGPAVPGSTAGGTDILVSWIYKLTMQSSQYSLAAALTILLSVFVIGIALWQFRRTNSFKGSDS, encoded by the coding sequence ATGCAACATAGACAAAAAGCAGCACTCTTATCAATTATTCCTGGAATTGGACAATTTTATAACAAGCAAAAGGCAAAAGGTTTGCTATTTTTAGGATTATTTATTGCTTTTTTTATTGTTTTTGCAGATTTATTGAACATGGGATTATGGGGAATTGTGACATTAGGGACAGAGGTTCCGCGTGATAATTCTGTATTCTTATTAGCAGAAGGTATTATTGCGATTCTCGTTATTGCATTTGGAATCGGCTTTTATTACTTAAATATTAAAGATGCTTATCGTAATGGTGAAAAAAGAGACAAAGGTATGGCCTTAGATACTTTAAAAGATCGATACCACAACTTGATTGAACAAGGTTATCCTTACCTTATTAGTGGACCATCACTGTTATTGTTAATATTTTCAGTTGTCTTTCCAATTTTATTCAGTTTTTCATTAGCATTTACTAACTATGACCTTTATCATTCTCCGCCGGCCAACTTGTTTAGCTGGGTTGGTTTGGAGACTTTCGGAAAAATATTTACAGTTGATATTTGGCGCTCAACCTTTTTCGATGTATTAGGTTGGACAGTCATTTGGACGTTAATTGCTTCAACCTTACAAGTTGGTTTAGGTATTTTTCTAGCAGTTCTAGTTGACCAAAAAGACATAAAATTCAAGCGTGTTATTCGAACGATCCTTGTGTTACCTTGGGCGGTTCCTGGTTTTGTTACGATTTTGATTTTTGCAGGTTTGTTTAACGACAGTTTTGGTGCGATTAATAATGATATTCTTAGTTTCATTGGAATGAGTCCCATACCTTGGATGACCAATGCTAGTTGGACACGAATTGCTTTGCTATTAATGCAAGGCTGGTTAGGTTTCCCTTATGTCTTTATTGTAACGACTGGAGTCTTGCAGTCGATACCTGAAGATTTATATGAAGCTGCAACCATTGATGGAGCGACCGCTCTTGATAAGTTCCGTCGTATCACTTTTCCATTGATTCTGACGGCTATGGCACCAATTATTATTACTCAGTACACCTTTAACTTTAATAACTTTAATATTATTTATCTCTTCAACGGCGGTGGACCTGCTGTTCCAGGCTCAACGGCTGGCGGAACCGATATCTTGGTTTCTTGGATTTACAAATTAACCATGCAATCCAGCCAATACTCATTAGCAGCAGCTTTGACTATACTGCTTTCCGTATTCGTTATCGGAATTGCACTATGGCAGTTTAGAAGAACAAATTCGTTTAAAGGAAGTGATTCATAA